CGGAGCAGCTTCGCGAGCAGCTGCATCAGCAGCTGATGCAGGCGGGGATTAACCATCCTCCTCAGCTTATGGGCATGGGCGGCAAGATGCCGCTCCCGGCGGCTGTCCCGCCGGCGAACCTCCCCAAGGCCGTCAGGTTCAACGTTCCCAACGACGGCGGCGACTCCGGCGATGAGGCCGTCGACGAAGAGGATTTCGAGGATgacggcgccgacgacgacaCTACTAAGATGATGAAGCGTATGGccatgccgccggccgccggtgggGCCGGAGGCAGCGGTGTCAAGAAAGGCGGCATCGGCAACGTGATGCCGGTGCAGATCaagggaggcgccggcggcagcggcaagaACGGCAAGAGCGGCGCCCTAGTCGGTGGGAACCTGCAGCCCGGACAGGGCAGGAAGGCCTCCGGCGCCGGTGGCCCGATGATGGGCATGGACGGCATGGCGCCGCCTCAGCCGCAGGCGGCCATGACGACGAGGCCGCCGAACATgatgggcggcgccgccggctacCCCGGTGCGGGAGGACAGATGGGCGGCATGCCGATGGGGCACCCCCACATGGCTGCCAAGGGCATGCAGCCGGGGGGTGTCAACGGCATGCAGCCGGGAGGTGTCGCCGGCGGCATGCCGGTGGGCCACCCCAAGATGTCTGGCAACGGCATGAAGCCGGGAGCGGGAGGTAGCGCCGGCATGCAGGCCGGCGGCAAGCCGATGGGCTACCACGCCCACATCGGTGGCAACAGCAACGGCATGCAgccgggcggtggcggcgccggcaccaCGCTTGCGCCTGGATTCTACCATGCCGGtcatgccggcggcggcagctatgGCGGCGGCATGCCTTACGGGTCGGAGATGATGCAGGCGGCGGGGAACCAGCATGTctatggcggcggcagcggcggcggcgggtacaTGCCCATGatgcagcagcaacagccacAGATGATGATGAACGGCGGCGGCTATGGCTCCCAGGGCTGCTACGGCGGCGACTATGGCTCCCAGGGCTACTACGGCGGCGACCatgtccatggcggcggcgggtactaccagcagcagcagatggggTACGGGAGCAGCAACAGCTACGGGTACGGGTACggcgggcagcagcagcagctgccctACCCGTCCTACTACCCGCGCCACCCGCATGACAACATGTTCAGCGACGAGAACCCCAACAGCTACTGCTCGGTGATGTGAggcgccaaggccgccgccgccgaccaagCTCTCTCCTGCTGCTGAAGCTTTCAACAATGTCGACCAgaaggaagaaggaggggaGCCAGCTCAGGTCACAGGCGGTGGTCATCCGACAGCGCcgtcgtcaccatgatcgaagTAACAACCAGTAGTAGTCAGTATGCATAAGAATTAAACCAGTAGCAGCTTGAACCCTATCGTACACCCCCACCTCCACCCTCACCCCACCCCCGCCCCACCCTACCCTCATTTTATTTCGTTAGCTTGTTTAATTTTCACCTCCCTTTATTTCgttggacaaaaaaaaaacttccttGACGAGGAAGGTAGTTATCCTAAGTTCGTAATGTAGTGGTCGTAAGGAGTCTAAGATTTCAAGAGTCAAGAAGGTGATGCTGGTAGCTTCCCTTCTTGCTCCGTGGTGTGATGGGTAGAAGAATGCATGTGCCAAACAAGGCTAACCTCAGTGTGTGCCTTTTCCATATCTGTGGATTATTTATGAATGAAAATGAATGGTTGAGCTGCATATCTTTGAAATGCCTGTGGAATGTTGTCAACTGAAAATGCAGTACTGTATCTAAATGGTAAGGAGATGGTGATGCTGATGATGGCAGAAAAGGAGGGTGACCATCAAGATTATGGTGGTAGtttgtagaaaaaaaattgataggCATGAATTAAATGCAGGAGCTGCACAGATATGCACATATTTTTAGCAATAAACTCTGGAAACATCTGTTTTTCTAAGACATAAATTAATGCCTTCCATAGCATATATCTTTTCTACAATACTAGTATATGACAAGCAGAACATATTTGGATTATTAATAGCAAACAGCAGGGACGCGTTTGTCTTCTCTGCGTTTGACTGAATTTTGGGGCTACCACACCTTATATGTGCAATGCATGGACAGACCGTTGGATCTGTGTGTTTGCGCTTGAGGGCGATGCGCTAGACTGGCTCAGGTGACATCACCGCGCATCTCCATTGTTTTTCATGCGGTGATAGTTCATCTTCATTGTACACTCGTTCCAAATATTATATCCAAATTAGtttatattttctttctttgcATTTCCGCTATAACAGAAACTTAAACAGTAAGTCTTAACAAAACCACTAGACCATAATCTATTGGCCAAATAAAGGCGAGTGATGTGTTCATTCTCTCCCTTCTTTTTAAGGTTACcactattatcttattatttggccaacaaacagagcttccacattcgctctcaaggcctagaaattcccatattaatcggagaaaataagagaaatttaaactacccaccactaccattataataaaattagtCAAAAATATTCCTTATCTTATTAGTCATGAATTGAAGGGGCCCATCGTCAGCTCACAAAGTCCAAACGAAGGCAGAACATAAAACAGTATTTGGAAAGAGAGTAAATCATTTCCTTCCCCAATTAAACTATGAACTTCAATTTTTGGGTAGCCACACATGGATTCCACTAATACGTAATTTGTAATATATTATGTTATAAATTCTTTGCAAATGGAAGCACCTTCCATATTTAAAACATCTTGAAGGGTACGATGTTATAATAGGCTGATAAGATAAACAGGCTCTTCCTCTTAGATTCCGAATATAGACGAGCTAACTATGCTTCAGGAAATTCAACGACTATTATTGCAAAAAAAGGGGTATCAATTGGGACAACTAAGGGACATGAACGAGATTGCTGGtggttaaaaaaaataaaaaaatttgaaaatgttACAAGAAAGAATGCTAGCTGGACTAAACAAATGCCATAGGTCGCCACAAAGAAGCTCCTTACACCTGCTTGCGCATCCAGATTCCCATCCATGCTTTCCTGCCCCTACTTGCCGCGCTTCCTCACGGCACGTGCTGTGGCCGCTCTCGCCACATCTTACACCACCCGCTTAGCATACAAGCCTCCTCGCCCGCAAACCAGCCTGCCATTAGCTGCCGGACTGAGAATCAGAAACGAGACTACGAGATGCCAACGGGATAAGGTACTAGAAGACAAGGACAAATTGACGCTACTGCAGTTTTGGAGTAAAACGAGCTGCAGTGGCATACTTTCCTATTTCTCTAGAGGGGTAGAGGAGCTCCTCTATTTGTCGCGCGGCCGGCCCCGACCGCCGTCGGGTTCCTCCGCCGCCACGTCTTGGGAGGAGCTCCACCCGCCGGCCTCCGACGCCGCCCCGTGCCACCCGGAGCTACCTCCGGGATGGACTGGGTGAAGAGGGAGAATAGAAGAAAGCAGGGGAGGAGAAAATGAGAGGGGAGGAGAAAATGAGAGGAGATGAAATGAGGTGagaaaataggaaaagaaaaaataaagggaaacagaaaaaaagaaaaaagagaaaagagaaagaaactattgtaatttaattaaaaagttGTATTACTAaacaaattaaaattaaaaaaattacatgTGAAAAATATAGTTTGTACTGAAAGCTTAAAAAGCACAAACTTAGAATACAAAATAAAGGATGTAACCTTATGTTTATATCGCAGGCCATGATACTTATTGTTATTGTCATATAAGCTAAACCAAAGAATCTATGTTGGTGAGTTAGTTCGTAATCCTTGTGCATAGAAGATTTCATATGAGTATCCATCCATAGACTAATGAAAGGCTCAGATAAATAAAAGAAGGAGCTGCTGTGGGCCATGCTGATTTACAGACGCCCGTAAATTGCTTTCCGCGCGGTCGATTTCGGACCAGAGTGAATCATCATGACGTTCCGCCCGAGAATCCAATTACGCGCGCGAGCGTCAGCGAGCATGCTGGCGCTGGATGTTAATCAGCTTTTCTTAACTAATTTCGCGACAAGCAATGCGACAACAACGTGAGTTATATATACTCCACGGAGTATGCTTGTCGTGCATACATAATAGACCTCAGCCACGTATACTCTATGTATTCGAACTGCCTAGtattctcttctctttttcttttttcaatattttttgtTTATCTTCTTTATATTTTGTTTTAAAGATATTCTTTAAACAAATATTTCGAACAAAATATGCCAAAAAATTATCTTGATAAGTTGTatcacgaacttatgcatcaaAGTTGTGTGAGAAGTTTGGTAGAAGTTACGTTCGAAGTTATCATAGTAAGGAGGTTGAAAAAAGTTATGCATAAAATTTATATGTGTCGTCTTAAAAAAACATTCTATGAAAAATTGGTTGGAAAAAGTTATGCGTAAAAGTTATAAGTATCGTAAAAGTTGTGCTAAAAAATTATCATTTAAAGTTATGCTCAAAACAATTTCATCAATAgttatctaaaaaaattatagtaataACTTTTTAAAAGTAGAAAATTACGGAGAAGAAAATTTTTCCTGAAAAGGGAAATCAGCCGCTGTCTAATCGAGCGCTGGCACCAACTGCGGTGGAAAGAGAATGACACGGAATTCAAAAATGGAAATTTTCGAGTCTTTGAGAGATCGTTTGCTAGTTGGCCTCCTGGTGCGCGCTCGCTAACTAGAATATCCCCGTTCCGCCCCGCCAGCTGACTTCCGTTGGCTCAAACCAGGCCAACTGATAGATTTCTGATTCCTGCAAGGCCGCAACCCATCAAAATTCTGATGCACTAACTTAAACACAAGAAAAACTATACTGATGTGAAgcttatatataataaaaaaataattcagAAAAGTTCTGCGATTTTTTTTGaacaataaaatgaaaatataatTTTAGAACAAAAGTTGATAGAAAAATGAACGTAGCAATAGTTGtactaaaaaaatttgaaaataaaatTTGTGATAAAAGtttgaataaaaaaatttgaaaagaaaaaagttcagaattatttgaaaacaaaaaattaGAAGTCAACATTATGAACAaaagattaaaattaaaaaaaacattatTGCAGAAAACATTGGAAACAAAAAAGTTAATATTCAGAAAGGGATAAAATTTGGAAACTAAATTTTGGAAGAGAAAAATATTGGAGAGAAactttggaagaaaaaaaaatgcagaacAAAATTTTTAGATAGaactaaacaaaaaaaatagaaatgctGTTGGAGAccgtgagtgagagagagaaagagagaagcaCACGAAAGATGGAATATGAGGAGAAATTGAAAAGGTAAATGGAATGCTGGGCTCACCATGTAGGGACGGGGTTATATGTGCCCATGTGTGAGTCAAACCGGTGGTGGGTAGGGGTATGTGCGTAATCAACTGTGAGTTTTAAAActtgctgtggcagaaccacctaaattatcccggctcaagtgcgcaggccatcaccataaaggcaacaccagctcaaacgcacttcaaacggaccaattcttggtctgtcgggtaacgtcccaatacaaccaccggttctcggatcgaacaagcataccccgcacgaatgcgaattcagagatattacaaccacaacttttacaacacaggcaagttcagtagtgattacaaaccagttcaaaacattattacaaaaccaatcttagtaaaacagttatacaagccaaactataagttcagagtttaaacagcggaagataaaacacgacggctacaacacgtcgcaaaatggtaccaagcgagcccaagcatggtatcacttgtcaaagtcattgccggccgaggacgtatcccactctacggaccagccaggaggcaaagagcatgggtaggtcaagctagcgatctgctcttcgaaactcatacctgaaaagggtttcaacagcaaggctgagtattctaatactcagcaagacttaaccgtcaacggtatactaaacccactgtagctagactatgcagggtttgtgaggctctggtttcctttttgctgaaaagcaataaagagtaggtccttacttcacattttagcttttcatattctagttgattaaccaatctatgtaagcaactaatcctattcaaccatggtagatctttaagcaaacatcaaaattgaatatcataatgttgctcttattactctgtgtggcaaagagatcaagcagtcccaaactgtgggaagcagacgattcgaatcgagtttcttaacctggccaggcaaacctaacacacacgtctggaacaccgtcgggtcgtttccaaacaaccgtttgcctttctttccggcttgtggatagtgccactctccccgactacagggatccaaggtccaaccttgaccctcgaagtcgtagtgttgcgcaacataaaaataaaacatatccctaagagagagtgggaggtatatccactcatccctaagagagagtgggaggtatatccactccccggtccaatcggttactagggttaccgcgtaccatatttacggcatgtggctagtacgttaaaaaacttaaccagaactaccacacaccgcgagcttagcaagttcatcaacacagacggggtctcaccaaaggtcatgatatcgaacacgaccccgtctgtcatccttatattgataacagaaagtaaacaagcaatttctataaaactcgcgagtgacagacaatcactcgacttttaccggtcctataagcttagcaagtagtcgaactcaggtctagtgttcagt
This genomic interval from Panicum virgatum strain AP13 chromosome 8K, P.virgatum_v5, whole genome shotgun sequence contains the following:
- the LOC120646501 gene encoding heavy metal-associated isoprenylated plant protein 33-like, which codes for MDTDKAMDDADGHIYTTTIFMHGEREAKTEDDDHISLIGGTLVVRMITDGILRVKTCVLKVGIHCDGCAKKVTKVLNKIEGVYLISIEKLEGKVTVTGQMDLDTVFVKLKKAGKPARLWGATANPGVPSQGQQLQLGGGGEDQLPKGGAGAASSSSGGGMAMRQPTPEQLREQLHQQLMQAGINHPPQLMGMGGKMPLPAAVPPANLPKAVRFNVPNDGGDSGDEAVDEEDFEDDGADDDTTKMMKRMAMPPAAGGAGGSGVKKGGIGNVMPVQIKGGAGGSGKNGKSGALVGGNLQPGQGRKASGAGGPMMGMDGMAPPQPQAAMTTRPPNMMGGAAGYPGAGGQMGGMPMGHPHMAAKGMQPGGVNGMQPGGVAGGMPVGHPKMSGNGMKPGAGGSAGMQAGGKPMGYHAHIGGNSNGMQPGGGGAGTTLAPGFYHAGHAGGGSYGGGMPYGSEMMQAAGNQHVYGGGSGGGGYMPMMQQQQPQMMMNGGGYGSQGCYGGDYGSQGYYGGDHVHGGGGYYQQQQMGYGSSNSYGYGYGGQQQQLPYPSYYPRHPHDNMFSDENPNSYCSVM